The DNA window aatttaaattttgctataagtaagtaaataatcgtaatttgttaattacggagatttatatagcatgtgtgaatgtaatatgagctatatgtggaataaaaatattttcaagttgggCGATCCTGGAGACTTAATAAGTGGAtacataagcgtaatttgttaattacggggatttatttgaaatacgtggatataatatgagttatttgtgaaataaaaatattttcaagtttggcgaccctaGAGACCCGATtagaggccaaaaatgtcacaacagttttagttagaaatattgatgagattattgggataagttgattttaaaaatatcggggtattttagagtactcgaagttggccaaatactttagaaatagaaatttcttagtggctaaaaaaataataagataactattaataataaattttttattaatattattatattattattaataatattaatatattattataatattatttatatataagttaacgtaagttaacttttatatatatatatatatatattaagttatcagtgaaacagaacagaacgaacgacgaacgaaatcctcgttctccctcctttgataaaaccttctccccttatatctattttcttcaattttcaatccaaaacatagcgatctaagctctggtagtagcaggatagcaaatccttgaagagggaaagcttaaggtatggtttaatttcgttttaagtttaaaaacaattggtttcgtataggggttttgtgaattagaatagttatgaaggttctgactttatagaattgttctcgggtagtcatgggactagtttcgatattttcttgttgaattagaagttatttttgagttagaaatcgagtttggaactttttaaagcttagtccgaacgttaatggcgtttttcgtttaaggggtcgatttttatttttgttacgtaaggatggtagtatttatggcatacatgcaccctgtgaagtttggagtgatttggataagttttggtagtgtttcggtgagtgcgaaaattgaaattttcgtatttcacagtttatagaaattcctaagagatcagaaatcgtatttttgtcataacttttgacttaagtgtccgttttggacattctatataccgtttcgaagcttgcaaCGAGCTCCACAATatgtgtatgttttagagccaaaatataagttttattttagtgtatttatactacgaggtttggtagaaaaccctcgattgtcttatgtgaatataagcagtgttttgggataaacacttattggtttatcgttgttgtgacatagggccgagatcatcggggatagttctccacttagGTTGGCTAAAATATATGaatctggattaaaggtaagaaaagtatattgtactgcatagtacgttgtatgtaatacagttagtattgttatgaattgatcaatattgagatatagttaatattgttatatatagaaaagtatattgtactgcatagtacgttgtatgtaatacaattagtattgttatgaattgatcaatattgagatatagctaatattgttatatattgaaaagtatattgtactgcatagtacgttgtatgtaatacaattagtattgttatgaattgattaatattgagatatagttaatattgttatatattaaaaagaatgattggttgagtattgataatgtgataatattatgcatgtgatatgtgggctcacctgattaggtgatgcgattttcctggcgacgtactgggcgtaagtacgtgcgtcagtgacatgataagtaccgggcgtaggtacgagctcgtctaattagacgatgcgatatattggtgccagattgtggcacgggctcacctgattaggtgatgcaattatatgatatatgggtgcagctttttgggcataggctcacctgattaggtgatgcagttatgcgacatatgggtgccaggctatggcacgggcttgcctgattaggcgatacaatacaagatcatcagattaaagcatcgacttgcctaattaggcaacatgatgtcatgaagatggttgctttatgaggtaacatatatattatttatatgattaaatgaatatgaattccattattggtataatggttttgtattaccaaatatctgtatactaatgtttattcgtggcagatgccagtagtgatttggatttcatcttatgaacaaagtgtgatggtttgattcttattgtgtataaatgacaatattcgaataataagctatatgattgttattattacttttattgctgagtccttgtgactcacgggtgctatgtggtgcaggtaaaggcaaagaaaagctagatcaaccatgaggtggcagtcttctccagcaatgtacatattgacctcgccggcctgcgtgccgagttgccaggagttatTTTAGACTGGATTTATCTGTTGTgtatttgattttatgtttaaatggttgtcgtatatatttttttagtaaaactttttacaacagggattcccggaacacactttttatgccgttataatgtccattttcagtgttttattttagtcaagtttttaatattatcacggtttttaataattaattattctattagtattaaactagtttataaaatcacacacgtggcgtccctatagatcaTTCTTGAAGTACCAACTTACATCATTCTTCTTTGGGCAATCCCAAATGTTTCAATCTTTCAAATAAATTGAGTTGATCCATTTGACCCATAAGCATTCCTCTTTCTTAGCAAGAGTCCAAAGATGCTTTGCCAAAAGAGCCTTGTTCCACTTTTTCCCTTCCCGAAAGCCTATTCCTCCAAGatccattttaattttttagtttgtttgttcTGTCATTTGTTAACatctaattttatatatatatatatatataaaatgtaaaaaaatttagaattcAAAACTAATCAGACACTCCTTCATctgattaaaaataaattataatttataacttgttttaatttgtattttcctctttttttttttaacaaaaggaAACTTTTTATCCAAAAGAACAAACCAAATACAATACAAAGGCAGGAGGCAAAAACCAACTGCCACGAAAAGAACAAGAGCAGCTCCAACTATTGACTACACTTAATACATAGCGatcttttttcttttgactagtgcAGTGAAAACCAAAGACTCTAGCCTTAACAATACATTTTATCTCCTTACTAAAAGAATAAGCTAAATTACAAACAACATTAGAAAGACGGTCATTCCTATTTTTCCACATTAGATAAAGAGAGGCAGAAGTGACTGCATTCATGATCATTGAGGCTAAGTCTGCTTTGGCAGGCAGAGTTCGTTGATGAAGCTCACTGAGATTATTCGGCCAGTTCAGATTACCTGACCAACTTTCCACAAGATCAATCAGTTTTTTCGTAAAGATGCACTCCATAAATAAATGACTATGAGTCTCCGGAGCATCTTCACAAACCACGCATAGACCTGAAGGAATGGGGAGGAATCTGCTCAAGATCTCGGGTAAGCAGTTGTTCATTAATGATTTGCCAAAAAATAAATCTATGCTCAGGAACTATGAGTTTATGCCAAACCGTAGCTGCATAAGGTGTCTTGGCAGCCCCAATCAACTCATTACAGAACTTGTTAACTTTGAATTTGCTTCCTTTAGCAGCCTGGTTCAACATGCTACTATTTGTCGCGCTTCTAATCTTCAAAAGTTTCTTAAAGTACCAACTCAGGTCTAGTTTTATCGGAAAGGACCACACATCCTGCTCCTTTAAGTAAATGGAATTGATCCATTTCACTCAAATGTTGTCTTGTTTGTTCGAGAGAGCCCACAAGTGTTTAGCTATCATGGCCATGTTCCACTTTTTTACTTCCCTAAACCCAATACCACCAAATTGTTTAGGAAGACAAACTTTTTCCCATGAAGGGAAGTGAAGCTTGCTCCTATTACCATTCACACCCCAAAGAAAATCACGACACTTCTTATCAACAGCTGCAACGATTTTTTGGGGTAAAATGAAAAGGCTCATCCAAAAGGCAGAACCAAATGGATTAACTGAGCACGGCCAGCAAAGGAAAGGTTCCTGCTTGCCCACCCATTTAACTTCAAACTGAGCTTATCCAAAATAACACCACAATCCGAGGCCTTCCATTTAGTCGGTCTGAGGTGCACACCCAAATACTTGAGAGGAAAGGACCCTTCTTCCATTTGAGTTATATCCAAGACTTTGCTTTTGATTTCCTCCttaacccccccccccccccccccccaaaaaaaaaaaaaaaatagacatgGGATTTCTTTTTATTAACTGCTAGACCTGTCGCTTGACAAAATTCTTGAAAGGGTTCATTGACTAACTCAACAGACTTCAAATTTCCTTTACAGAAAATTATgagatcatcagcaaagcaaAGGTTCGTTAATCTCAGATTCTTACAAAGAGGATGATTGTATGATTGTATTTTGTTTTGCTTGTTAAAGTATTAAGATTCTATTTGGACtttgttatttaaaaattaactttttttaaatatatttattaatcttTTGTCGGGTTAAtcgcttttttttttgtaacgcACATATGTGTGGTGGTTTACGgttaatgcaaaaaaaaaaaaaaaaatagccatGTGGTTATAATTTTCACATAACCACACTTTGTGGgttgattaaaaaatttatattttcttcgTTCGTTCGCACCACACTCACCTTTACTACTGATACTTGCCCTACTCTATCTGAAGGACCAACAAAAGGTATTAATGCTATAGGAGATTTCCCAGGCTCACCAAGACAAAGGTATGATCCTTTTTCAAACACTTGCAACGAATGACGGCAAGACTGTGGGAGCATACGAGAATCTTGCCGAATTGAATTTTTTGGTGAAACTTGAATCTGCTATTGAAACTGATTGGTAATATTCGCTAATTCCTTGATCAAATCTTCAACGGAAGAACCTTGACCTTATGTTGCAATAGGTGGTGCTTGTAGATGTCTAAGTGCAATAGGTGGTCTACTTGGTGCAACTTGTTACTGGTTTCCATAACAAAAATTAGGATAGTCTCGCCATTTTTGATCGAGGAGCGGACTGTGGGAGCATAGGGGAATCTTGTCAAATTGAATTTTTCAGTGAAGCTTGAATCTGCTGTTGAAACTGATTGGTAATATTCGCTAATTCCTTGATCAAATCTTCAACGAAAGAACCTTGACCTTATGTTGCAATATTAATGACaactgtatttattttattaggaaattactccatatactattttttaacttttttttttttcaaatttataatttGAGTTTCTAAGGTGATTTCTCCAGtagtttctatgtgggttgctatacgAATTTTGATTGCAATTTAAGTCGCTCCGTTAATTGCAATAGAGATTTCTACGTAAATTCtataaaactacacaaaaaaaaaaataaataaaataaaaataaaaaaaaaccgttgttttttttttttttcactagtACCTTTTCCCATgacatttttgtttaattagaaaaattcgTGAATCTTCTCCCCCTATTTCTATCCTTTTAAAAGAgcataaaagataaaactagagaaaattaaatcaaatgcaaaacaaataaaattcaGACATTATTCTTTGCAGGACCTTATTTTCCAGTTacaacaaattattttttaaaaaaaaaatgcataaaaacaaaaacaaaacaaaaaaaatcctatttaaccgttttttttttgggggggaaCAGTTGGGGTGGGAATTACCCAATAATAATGATGATGCAGTAGCTAATAGAAAGAAAGCAAAATTTCACAATTGAACTTTGGAATGTACTTCATAAATTCATATAATTGGCCTAACCTTGGCATAACAACAATTGTTGTAGATCAGATCAACACTCCTTAATCTACATCAAACAAATACAAGAAATTATCTTTGTACAAGTTTGGTGGCTGTAAAGCAGGCAGTCTTCGGCCATTTCTACATTGCAACACCTCAAGCAACAAAGACGTTTAGCTCAAATCTAAattctttctttccttttttaagTAAAGAAGATAATAAATAGATAAGACACACAGAGCATATGAACATCAACTTATAATGTTAAGCTACATAGAACACTGCCAAGTTACATACTGATTATCAGTATTTATTTAACATTAATCACGTGTCCCCGAGATAAGTTAAATCCGGGGATACGCAGAACCTGTTTAGTAAGGAACAATCGATTCAATAAGTTCTTGGAGTGGTGCAAGCTCCTTCTTGTCTATCAGTCCAAATTCCTGCAGACAAAATTATAGAGAAATAATTAGCATAAAACAAAGAGAAGAAACTtgatacttttattttattttttaatttttgggaGAGAAGAAACTTAATACGGTATATAGGTTAATAAACACATTTCAAAAACTTCAGCATCATTTTTCATTAGGTATATCCGTTCCATTTCCTTTTAGCTTTTATGTCCACTGGATCCATTTTGTTAAGCCCATCTACTTTTCTGCATACTTTTAAGCAGAATACTACACCCCTTTGTACTATTAAAAGGCTAAGCCAATTAATTTGTcattcagcaaaaaaaaaaatgtcaaaatGAAATAAGCTCATCACTAGGTGAGGCCTTCTTTTATAATTTCATGACTGAGTAAATATGATTTAGCAGAAAAGCTAAAATGGATGGGGAGAGAAAAATGGGttttgctttattttttatgttaatgAAAAATTGTTGGAGTATAACTTatgttagagagagagagagagagagcttacACAGGTAAAAAGTATGAAATGCTTAAAGCAAGTATTTAGATGAGCCTCCTCCTTCAGACTCACAATCTTCTGAAAGTGAGAGTGATAAATGTGGGCATATACACGGAATAGTCTTTTAAATATTGTCTTGACAACTTCCCTGAAGTTAGTGGGAAATGGTGCACCTACAAAAACATTTCAAACAGGTAATTGATATGCTATTTAAATTGATCACAGCAGTCGCAtttcatattaaaacaaaaaccaAAATTCAAGGGCAAGAAATGGGTAGATAAACAAATAAAACTCCACAATATTTTTCTACGTCAAAAATAAAAGATCGAACAGAAATGTATACCAAGTTTTTGAGGAAATATTGATTCATCATCAAGTTGAGATTCAATCCAGTCCATTAAGTATTCAACATATTTTGGAGCCGAAACCTCAATAGGCTTCTTGATTTGTACGCCATCTGCCCATCTATACTCATACCTGGGAAATTTAATGTGCACAGTGGAGGAATTCAACAATATGATAAACACTTAGAAAACTATCAAAACACTTTGCCAGAATAATAGTACATAAAGGTCAACAGCATAACTGATGCTATGACTTTCCTTTTAGGAAAAGAAAAacactgaaaaaaaaagaaagaaaagaaaagaaaaaaaggcaAATAAAAAGTTCAGGTATCTGTACTTTGGGCCAGCAGTCATTGTAGGACAATTCTCCGCAGTACAGAACTCTGTGAGGGTGCCATATAGCAAATTCACCTGATTGAAGAAATCTACAGCTGGAATTCAAAGAAAAAGCTATTCAGAAATTTAACAGACAATAAAAAGTGCAGATGAAACAGAAGAGAAAGCATCTAAACAGATAATAATATTGCAATAAGGGGGGAGAGAGATACTGTTGACAGCAAGCCACTCGTTTAGGTCTTCCCCAGTTGGGAGTTTTACTGCTTCCCTAAGATTTCCACTACCCAAAGTGGCATCGATGTGCTTTCTAAGCTGAGCTCCCTGCATCAAATAAGAATAGTATAATGATATAGCAAAAGGCTAGAGTAGGATATACTCCTAAATAAGGGTAGACACTTCAAACTATCAACCAGAGTGAAAATAAGAGACGAAATGAAAcaaaaaaaggaaataaataacaaaaactgCCAGTCTTAATCAGTCATGGTGTAACAGATTTTGCAATACTAAAGAAACTGAAAGCCTAAACATAAACAGAAACATCTACGTTAAATTCCATTATGCAGGATATAATTGAAAACTGTAAGTTGTAAAGGAGCTAACCTTACTACCAGAGGGAGCACTCTTTTTAGGCCGAAATGTCCTTTGGTTTCTGCTCAGACAATTGAAACTTAAGAATAAAAAACTGCAACAATTTGAATACTGATGgaaaacaacaatataaaatcATCTGCAATGCAATTAGGTGACCGGCAGACAACCCAAGAGTAGATAAGAGCAATTGTAATAACAAAAGTAACCATCAAGTAGGCAAGTATAGGAACCTTATCAATGTATGTATAAGATGTCAAAGTACACAAAAACTCTCCAAAAAAGTACTTGATTCTCTCTCGCTTGAATACTAAATATAACTCAAGCCCCAGCACAACTTTCTACGCCTTCACCCATATTAATGTACTTCCACACATTGTAACAATATCAACCAGGTCGGTGATTATAAAAACTTCATCATCACAGTTCTCCAGCAATAAGACCTCTAAAacttgtgccaaccgatttgaTACTaagaaccctaaaacacagcttaGTACTACAATTCCTTACaataaaaatagagataaatccTTTCCAAATTTTAACAATATCCCAGCTATAACTGCAGCCTATAACTCTGAAAACCCGTTAGCTGACTGGATAAAGTGACCTTTGAAATCCCATTCCCAGGTCAGGGGTTGAGCATCACCCTGAAGTATCAATCTATTGCAacctaaaattctaacttagtCATAGAACACGCATCAGAAATGCACATCAACAATTACTTTAAATCAATTTTTGGCAACACTAACATACAATTACACACAAAACATCTTTAGTTACATTATAACTACATATATGCATATCGAATTGCCCTTTTTGACTTCTATGGTTATTTGCAATAAATTAAAGCCATATCAAATTATTATTCAACATATTGAATCAAAAGCATGCCCTCTTTaattgaaccaacaaacacCATTATACAAACAGatcactaaaaaataaaattagtatcCAATACTGACTATATCCAAATCCATAACCGAAATCGCCAAATAAACTTGTAATTCAGATCAACATAAGTGCAAAGGTTACGAAGACATTAAATCTGTAAATCACAGAGAAAGAAACACCAAAAATTACGATTCTGACATTGAATGATCTAATTTTGATTGATCGcatgcaataataataataaaaacagaaaatacaATGTAGAAAAAGGAAAACGGAAAGATCTCAATTGGTACTCGCCTGCCCAAACCGAAGAGACTCATGGCTTGAAGGGCGAGGAAGAGAGAGATGGATTGATGATGGTGAGTTATTACTCCTTTTCTCAGGTTATATATTCTGAGTCAGAAGAAAAAGATGCCTTTTCTTCTCTTTATTATctgctaattaattaattaattaattaagaaacttacATCGTACctctaaaatataattacattaTCGCccctatttaaaataataacaacaataataatattattagttttttttttacccATGAATTTATCATACGACCAAATAATGTTCTCTCATATGCGCTTGTTAAAAACAGTCCAATATAATATACCTGTACAAAAATGCTCATTTCTTTATGTTTTGTTAGATTTACTTAGCTGTTTAATTGGTgatatgatattttaaaaagggaaattatagtaaatggtCTCAAATTATAGTATCTTAGTTTATGttctcttttcaaaaaaatatagcaaatggtcctaaatcataagactatgttagtaaatgttcttatttcaatttttattttttgttttttatttttttagaattagaagcaaattatttaaacattatggtatatctatattagttttgttaaaatcttttttattttaaagttatgtcaatttttttaattttttatgagttgttttgggttgttggtatatagattttgttgtacggtatatttctattttcatTGCATTTCGTATATTcttattcttagatgatatttattttttattatgatatatataatagtggtatataattttattagcataataaaaatattttaatgtatgtatataattttattgtcatgctacatatatttaattattatttttata is part of the Cannabis sativa cultivar Pink pepper isolate KNU-18-1 chromosome 5, ASM2916894v1, whole genome shotgun sequence genome and encodes:
- the LOC133037964 gene encoding MOB kinase activator-like 1A yields the protein MSLFGLGRNQRTFRPKKSAPSGSKGAQLRKHIDATLGSGNLREAVKLPTGEDLNEWLAVNTVDFFNQVNLLYGTLTEFCTAENCPTMTAGPKYEYRWADGVQIKKPIEVSAPKYVEYLMDWIESQLDDESIFPQKLGAPFPTNFREVVKTIFKRLFRVYAHIYHSHFQKIVSLKEEAHLNTCFKHFILFTCEFGLIDKKELAPLQELIESIVPY